TCTAGATTCATGTTCATTCTCGTTGGTTAGCTTATAGTGTGATTATCGATCGGCAAATGTTCCCTCTTGTAGTTGGTAATTGCAAGCAGATGAACTGTCGGCCAGCAAGTTCATCAGTTCTCttgtcattcttttttttttgttgagaaaCTCAGTGTGTGTTTTTGTCAAAtccaaaataatttttaaagcGAAACCGAAATCGGCCCATTATTCATTCTTATTAGTACCCATATGTTATTGGGCCTGAGAATCCAACCATGGCTCCTGTCAGTCCTCTCTCTCAGCCCAAGACAAATAACAAAGGCCGAGATATGCCCACCAGATCAAAACGGCCCATCTGACCGTCCGTCTCCCCATCTTGACTTGTCAAACAAGTAGAAAGGATTCTGATTGCGTCGGTCCCCTGAAAAAACAAGCCTCAACGTCACTGGCAACGGGTCCCACATGAATAAACATCTCCCGCAATAAACGCACAAAAATCCAAAAGAAAGCGAAGTGGAACTCACCACCCCCAACGCCGAAgcatttctttcttcttccccaCTACTACTCCTCCCCGTCGGCTTCTCGAGCCCTCTCCAAAACCCTCCTAAAACCCTAGCATCCGTACGCCTCCGCCGCACCGATGGCCTCCTCGGCGCAATcgggcggcgccggaggcggcgggACGATCACCTCCAACCCCCGCGTCTGGATCGTCGCAGgtatcgccgtcgccggcgtcatCGTcctcgcggaggcggcgcggcgccgcagGCGTTGGCTGCGGGGCAAGTCCAGCGCGCCGCCCGACGCTGGAGCTTTCTGCGACCGCTTCGAGCTCTCCCCtccgccacagccgccgcctcccgccgcgcgccacctGCTCTCGGGCCTAACCTTCGCCGCCAGTGACAAGTGAGCGCTGGAAGTTTCCTGCTCTGCTTCGCTGCTCTGAGTGATCTTAGTTTCCACTTTCCAGCCGTGTTTTTGATCGATTTTTTGATGTTTTAGCTTCGAGATCAAAGGCTATGTAGCTGGGTTTGGAAACCCGGACTGGAAGAGGACTCACGAGGCGCCGAGGCACACGGCAGTGACAGTCACAATGCTGCAGAAGCAGGGGGCCACCTGCGTCGGAAGGACAGTCATGGATGAACTCGGCTATGGGTTTGTACCTATTGTTGCTTCAAATTGACATGATTTCAGGCAGCTCCAGAATTTACACTTGATGATGCATATAAATGGAATGGTAAAGGTCAAATGGTTAAGACTAACACTGCAATTTTAGCATTGAGTTCATGATAACCTGAGCATTGAAACTGTAATGGTGTCAGAAAACACCTTGTGAAGGTCATTGTAACTCAGAAATACCTTTAAGTTTTTACCTTTTTGTGACTTAATCCTTAAGCCTTCACAATTACATGGTTGTTTGTGCAAACATCATTAGGAAATTAGGATCATTTTTAGTCGAAAACCTCTTTAACATCTACCATACTACTGCAAGCTAATTTACCATGTTTTGTCAGTGTCACTGGAGAAAATTTGCACTGCGGAACACCAATCAACCCTGCTTCTCCATCACTTGTTCCTGGTGGATCATGCAGTGGAGCTGCTGTGGCAGTTGCTGCACAACTTGCCGACTTTGCTCTTGGTATAAGATTGCTACCAACTTCCTCTTCTGATTATAAATCTCCAATTGTTCTTGTAAATGGAacattttccatttttcttgcCATGCCATGGAGAAATGTTGTCTGTATGTGTAATAGTGTTACATTTTGCTCTTTCCACTTCTCCATATGTTTTTTCTTCTATACATGACCTTTTGGACTCTTAAATTCTTGTAGGCACCGATACAATTGGTGATGTAAGAATTCCAGCTTCTTTCTGTGGGTTACTCAGTTTTAGGCCTTCTTATGGTGTTGTATCTACTCTTGGGACCATAGCAAATTCACAAAGTCTAGATACAATTGGTATTTCCTTGGCCCTGTCAATAATTTTCATTCTTATGTTTGTTGAGTTATGACAAGTATTTTTCTTGTCTTGTGACACAAGTCAAATACCTATTTTATGAGCAGGCAGAACCTCGTGTGCCATGTTAAAGCTGAGGTCGAATCCATATAAATCCTTGTTGTAAAAATAAGTAATGAGATTGAAAGATAGTAAATAATTGCGACTACAATGGAGTTGTATCCAAAACATACCACAGTTTCAGTATGAAAAAAAGAGTTAGTTTATCTGATGAACAATTTTTTCTGGATGGTAAGGAACTTATGATGAATATTATCCAACCAAACTATTCACAAACAAATTAAGAAAGATTCAACCCTCTCATTAAAGAATACGACTGTATAGATTGGAAAACTACTCTCCCTTCAGAACAGCCTTCAACCAATTATCGATGTTAGTGTCAAATGGCAGCATAGTTATAttcttttttagaaaaatgaaaaatgtttattatttattatttcaCTGGATTTCTGAACCTTGTTAGGATGGTTTGCACGAGATCCAAGTGTTCTGCATGTTGTCGGAGAAGCTCTATTACCAGCTATTGCAGGTGGACTAAGAAGGCAATTTGTTTTTGCCGATGATTGCTTTCAGCTGCTAAAGGTCTCTAACCAGAAAACTGTGcatgccataaaaaatgctgtCCAGACATTACCCGGATGTAAGTCATAGTGATGCGTCTttaattcatatttttttacTTTACCGAGCCAGATCAGCCACAATTAATCCCACATGTTGCAGATCAGCCACCTAAACACATCAATATCGGCCAATATATTTATTCAAATGTACCTAGCCTGAAGGAGTTCTGCGAACCTGCTACAAAGTTACAAGAAGGAATGTCAGCCTTAAAAGCGCTCTCCACAGTGATGCTGTTACTGCAAAGGTTTGTTTTCAGTAATCATTTGCACCAGTTTAGAAATAACAGGGATGATAATTCTTTTAGGAGCTAGTCAAAATTTGGTCTGATCATATCATTATCCTGTTTTTCTGTCTGAGTTTACGAGTTGATGTCGAAGCTTTGGATTCTAGGATATGCTGAGTCGCTAGGTCTTTATGAGTGGGCCATAGCTGGCAGGTTGAGCACCATGTCAGATAGTGAATTGTGCCTTTACCTTATGCTTGGAAACGTTTGTGTTAGTGACAGTAGGCTTGTACTTTGTGAACTCTTGGATTTCTGGATTGTtgattagatctactagttgGGAGTTGGAACTGTATCCTGCTTGTGATTTGATTTGCAAGATTAACAGCAAAACCTTTTATGCTGTTGGAAGGATTAAATTCTTCATCTTCAATGCCTAGCGCAACATCCCACATTAAGCTAAAGCTGAACGGCTGGAGCTGATCAGCCCAGCCGGTCCGGCTGCATTTAGCCCAGCCAAACGGCTTGGAAATTCCTTGTGGTTTCTATGAAAGACAGTTCAATCCTTTAATGCGAGGAAAATCTTTTTTTTGGCTGTGCTACTGTTGTTATTTTGGAACtggattattttatttattgctTTGTTGTTTCTATCTTAATCTGAATCAACAAGTAACCTGAGACTTACATGCCAATAAATTTTTCAGATATGAGTTTAAGGCAAGTCACGAGAATTGGGTTAACACTGTTAAACCTAAGCTTGGCCTTGATATCTCTACTCGTGTACTACGAGCTGTGAATTTTGCACATGATAACATCAAATCTTTGTACGCAATAAGAAATGAATTGAGGGCGGCACTCAAGAATCTTCTAAAGGTAGTCTTCCACTTGACCCTTGTTTACTGGTTTTTAACTACTACTCCAGCATTAATTTTGTTAGCTCCTTTTCCTGAAAGTTCATGCTGCAGTAGCTACTGAAAAGGAGTGTACTTTGTGGTAGGAGCAGGACAACAATAAAGTGATTTTACACAGAATATTTTTCATTCTGTGAAAAAGAGGAACTGATAATGAATCCTTACATTATTGTTTGTTATAGTAGACACAGAAGAAACAATAAAGTGTGTGTGTGCATATAAATTCCTTTTAGTGTTGATCACATAATAATTCCTTCATTTTGCTGCATCACAATGAGAGTTCAtggtaaattttgcaaaaagctCATTGTTAGATTGAATGAAGGATTCGTATGATGTTTTTGGTTTCGACTCTTTCTTTCATATGGTGCCTTTTAGGATACCGGAATTTTAGTTCTACCAACCACAGCTGGATACCCTCTGAAGAGAAACTCTAAAGAAAGACTATCATCTGGATTTGAGGATAGAATGTACAAATTTGTAGGCATTGCTGCACTTTCTGGCTGTTGTGAGGTAAGGCAGTATCTccactgattttctttgtgtTATTTTCATCCTCTTGagtcttgaaaaaaaaaattaaaacagcCTCCTCACTTTTGCAGGTCACTATCCCCTTAGCAAATCTGGATCACCATGTCTCTCTTTCATTTGTAGCAACACATGGATCAGATAAATCCCTCCTTCGTACTATCTTGGATACATATTCTCTTATCCAGGAACAAGTAGTTTTGGCATCCAAGTTGGTAATGGCACCAGTAACCAATGGTGACGTTGATGTTGATATTGATATCGATGCATCAGAATTGCTGAAAGAAAAGGTTTATTTTCAGCAAACAGCCCCCCTCTgttcctccttcctcccttcctcccttcttctttctttatgTTTTGATTTCTATATTAATCCTAAAATGGCCTTTAACATCATCGGGCCAGTCCTGATCATAAATTGATCAACACCGTGGTTCAGGCTAATAACAAATTTGAAACAACCAGCACTACTACCATGTTCCAGCTAATTGTGAATTTAATATACTGTTTCCTGATACAAGTCTTTCTACCTTTACTGGAAGACATCATCACATCGCTCTCCTCAATCGTAACAAAATTATGGATCCTTAATTAGAAGGATATGATACTTGCTTAGCTATATTTTTTCTTGTGTCATTGTGCTGTATTGCAGAACAGTTCGATCTTTGATTCGCAGCATTAAAATACTAGATAAAAAGTAGGAACACTTACTGGACCAAACTACATTATGGACATAAATATGGTTACTGTAATACTGTCTGAGGAAGTGGCTGCGGTATAATAAAGTTACTCTAGTCTGTTACCACCAACTTAAAGCAACCGAGTTCATTTCTTGGACATGTTCTTTTcgatttaaattatttttgctTCTTTGACAGGGGAATAGTGCTTTCAAAAGAAGACTGTGGAGCAAGGCAGTTGAGTTTTATTCAGAGGCCATCAGTTTGAGTGACACAAATGCAACATATTACTGCAATAGAGCAGCTGCTTATCTGGAACTGGGCAGGTATACTTGCTAGCAACCATATTTTtctgctttatttttttttctaaatcagTATGTTAAATCTGGTATATGTAATCTTATGCAGTTTTAAACAAGCTGAAGCAGATTGTGACCAGGCCTTACTGTTGGATAAAAAGGTAAGATTCTTTTTTAGACATAGTCCCATGTTTCATGTTACATGAGTATCAATATTTCAGTAATACAATAAAAGGAATGTGTTTAAGGTTTATTAGATAGTTCTGGATGATGCTGATATCCTTACCATCCTGTGCTGTTACAGTAGTATAAAATCCTTCTCTGTgaatttcttttgttgtttcaGAACGTTAAAGCATATCTACGGCGAGGTTTTGCAAGGGAAGTTGCTTTGAATTACAAAGAAGCTCTTCAAGGTGCGGCATTTTTCTACCATTGCATTAACTTCTCAGTTCTTAGCTACATATCAAAAGGCTAAAGTTGACATTTAATTGTGCCAATTGCCAATAACTTGCAGCTAGTAGATGTTTGGTGGGCTATAGTTACTTTTGTATGATGGGTCTTAGCATTTAGtaattttaatttatttattgttGAGAAAAGAGTTTAGTGATGCCATTATGGATGAGCTGGCAGAATGAAACTAATTTGCTTATAGCTTGATGCCATACTACGATACCTTATGAGCTCACAGAATTTTCTCAAATACACTTTTTGGATAACCACCTTGAAGGAGTTTAACCTTGGCAGTATCTTGAATAATTCATTTGCATGTACAGATTTCCGGCATGCTTTGGCTTTGGAACCACAAAACAGAACAGCCCTTGCGGCAGAGAGGAGGCTGCAGAAACTCCTGAAGTGATGGGGATCGCCAACCTCCTTACTTGTAAATTTTTGGAAGGCGCGCCTTGGTTGAAGGCAATTTTGATCGGTCACTTGTAAAAAGAGAGAAGTATTCCGTGCGATGTGTTGGTTAAACTATTCACCCGCCATAGAACTCTGCTCCGTTTGCTGTCATGCATAAATTTCCGTATCACTGGTCAGGACGATTGTGAGGAGATTTTTGTATATCCTGAGAGCAGAGGTTCTTTCATTGAGTTCCTTGGACCTAGCAGTTTTTTGCTAGGAAAGTTGAACTAATTAATATACGCTGTAATACTGCATGCGGCATGTTTTGTATTAAACCATTATATACGCTGTACTGCCTGGACCTGGAAATCAAGATCACATTGATTTGAGAGAGCTTGGGCCTGCTAGATTGTGTAGTGTCTGTGCCAAGGTGGTGAACCCCGCTCTGTTTCCTCTATCATTTTATCATTTCATTTAACTTCACCACGACTTGCGAATCGTGGACTATGATGATGAAGCAAGTAGTGTTAATCGTCTCCAGTTGATTGCAGGTTCGTAACACTTTGCTTGTGCAAACTTCTTTTTTCCCTATTGAAGTCACTTTTTGCTTTTTGCTTGTGACCAATACtcgaacaaaaaagaaaaagaaatttcTACCGTTCTGTCAGCGACGTGTATTTAATTCAGCAAGAAATATCTGTGCTGCAACCTCCAAACCCAATTGTACACCACATGAGCCCGACCGAAGTTCATCGATCAAACGTGACCACAGAAATATCAGGTTCGAACACCACTGAAATCTACGAGTACGAGCACATCCTGTTCCTGCAACGAATCCAGATGTAACACATGAGCTCGCAGTTTCGCCGTATCTCTCTTCAGCGAACATAACGGCCGCTACTGGACCGACGGAACTAGACCACGTCGCCGACACGGACCCTCCAGTTTGTCGCCTCCGTCCCCGGCGCGCGCACGTTTCTTGCGTCCCCGCACCATTTGGGAGCCTTGCACATCTGCTTCTCTCCATCCTCCATTCCTCCACGGACTTGCTCTCTTCCCTGCACCGGCAACCATGCGGCAGCACCAGCCCATGCGGCAGCTCCGGACGCCGATGGACCCGCTGGCCGCGCTCGCCTCGAGCTTCTTCTCGGCCTTCTCGCCGCTGCTGTCTTCGTCGgcgcagcaccagcagcagggCTCCACGTTCCTGCTCCTGCCGCTCCccgtcgcggcggcgcgcgcgctcacCGTGCTCCGCCGGCTCCTGCTTCTCGCCACGCAGGCCTTCATCTCCCTCTTCTTCATGTTCCTCTCCGCGCTcgcgcccgtgccgccgccgcagccgccggcgcTCGCGCCCACGCTGCCGCGCATGGAGCCGGGGTCCCCGGCGGGGGACTCCTGCGTGGGCCGCGCGCTCGCGCACGTGCTCTCCGTGGCGTCGAGGCTCCCCGTGGCCTCCCGCAAGTACGAGCTGGTGCGCGGCCTCGCGGAGCGGCTGCTCGACGACAACGTGCGCGCCGGTGGCGCGCGGGTCGGCGCCGTGAACCGGGCCGCGCTCTCCGGCGCGTTCGCGCGCACGCTGCGGCAGCTGGAGTCCGCCGCTGGAGGGGAGTGGCCCGGCATGGAGCTGGCCGTGCGCGCGGTGCGGGCGGggatgcggtggtggaggccgaccgcgtcgtcgtcgctggACGAGGGGTTCGGCGGGCCCGCGGCCGAGAAGCTGGCCGCCGAGCTGCTGTGGCTCGGGCAGAAGATGGCCgagtgcggcgcggcgcgcgaggCCGTGGCGCAGTTCGGCGACGCCGCGAGGCTCGGAAGCCGCGCGCTCGTCGCCGAACCGGCGCTCCAGGTCTCGCTGCTCCGGCTTGCCGGTACGTGAAAAACTCTTCATCATCTTTTGCCGGTTTTAGACGCTACCGCGGCGAATTTTGCTCTGATCCAAATCATGCGAAGACTGCATGGAACGTAGCGTGATCATGTGTGTGCTA
This window of the Panicum virgatum strain AP13 chromosome 1K, P.virgatum_v5, whole genome shotgun sequence genome carries:
- the LOC120642210 gene encoding outer envelope protein 64, mitochondrial-like, translating into MASSAQSGGAGGGGTITSNPRVWIVAGIAVAGVIVLAEAARRRRRWLRGKSSAPPDAGAFCDRFELSPPPQPPPPAARHLLSGLTFAASDNFEIKGYVAGFGNPDWKRTHEAPRHTAVTVTMLQKQGATCVGRTVMDELGYGVTGENLHCGTPINPASPSLVPGGSCSGAAVAVAAQLADFALGTDTIGDVRIPASFCGLLSFRPSYGVVSTLGTIANSQSLDTIGWFARDPSVLHVVGEALLPAIAGGLRRQFVFADDCFQLLKVSNQKTVHAIKNAVQTLPGYQPPKHINIGQYIYSNVPSLKEFCEPATKLQEGMSALKALSTVMLLLQRYEFKASHENWVNTVKPKLGLDISTRVLRAVNFAHDNIKSLYAIRNELRAALKNLLKDTGILVLPTTAGYPLKRNSKERLSSGFEDRMYKFVGIAALSGCCEVTIPLANLDHHVSLSFVATHGSDKSLLRTILDTYSLIQEQVVLASKLVMAPVTNGDVDVDIDIDASELLKEKGNSAFKRRLWSKAVEFYSEAISLSDTNATYYCNRAAAYLELGSFKQAEADCDQALLLDKKNVKAYLRRGFAREVALNYKEALQDFRHALALEPQNRTALAAERRLQKLLK
- the LOC120642215 gene encoding uncharacterized protein LOC120642215, which produces MRQHQPMRQLRTPMDPLAALASSFFSAFSPLLSSSAQHQQQGSTFLLLPLPVAAARALTVLRRLLLLATQAFISLFFMFLSALAPVPPPQPPALAPTLPRMEPGSPAGDSCVGRALAHVLSVASRLPVASRKYELVRGLAERLLDDNVRAGGARVGAVNRAALSGAFARTLRQLESAAGGEWPGMELAVRAVRAGMRWWRPTASSSLDEGFGGPAAEKLAAELLWLGQKMAECGAAREAVAQFGDAARLGSRALVAEPALQVSLLRLAVFLFKHANSREFEEGADGKDMSAVAEQRMAMLRSWLPLLCRGSTGTDAPVLTGRERAEMVTVLEDLIDKLSWEQREEVLSLWLHHFASCPDTDWPNLESCYTRWYAEARRLLA